The following are encoded together in the Lytechinus variegatus isolate NC3 chromosome 19, Lvar_3.0, whole genome shotgun sequence genome:
- the LOC121406141 gene encoding fructose-2,6-bisphosphatase TIGAR-like, translated as MVKFILSLARHGESTFNQAKLVQGQTDSPLSGDGVLQAESLGHRLANEKIDYVYTSDLLRAAQTTELILKSLRTPPLDVVKEVDLRERSFGDKEGIKISEYRSFLSSEGLTFRSHVPLGGESFEEARQRVVKAFYDVCKKQVELEKNETTTTNDRLIHVLVVGHGLLFKELFCYFIEELHVEIPGGKDRVMKDSANSNLSRFEVEYAPNVTPKIVCKFIYDYSHLPEDMQKALPSKAY; from the exons ATGGTGAAATTCATTCTCAGCCTCGCTCGACA CGGAGAGAGCACATTCAACCAAGCAAAACTTGTACAAG GACAAACTGACTCACCCCTATCGGGAGATGGCGTCCTTCAAGCGGAGAGTTTGGGCCATCGTTTAGCCAATGAGAAGATTGATTATGTTTACACGAGCGACCTCCTGAGAGCAGCACAG ACAACCGAGCTCATTCTCAAATCTTTAAGGACGCCCCCACTCGATGTTGTAAAGGAAGTTGACTTGAGAGAGCGG AGCTTTGGTGATAAAGAGGGCATCAAGATCTCTGAGTATAGAAGCTTTTTGTCTTCGGAAGGCCTGACATTCCGTTCCCATGTTCCACTGGGCGGTGaatcttttgaagag GCAAGACAACGAGTCGTGAAAGCCTTTTACGACGTCTGCAAGAAGCAGGTTGAGCTCGAGAAGAACGAAACGACGACGACCAATGACCGCCTCATCCACGTCCTCGTTGTGGGACACGGTCTGCTGTTCAAAGAACTCTTTTGTTACTTCATCGAGGAACTCCACGTCGAGATCCCCGGCGGAAAAGACCGAGTCATGAAGGACAGCGCGAACAGTAATCTGTCCAGATTCGAGGTCGAGTACGCCCCCAACGTTACCCCGAAAATAGTGTGTAAATTCATTTACGATTACAGTCATTTGCCTGAAGACATGCAAAAGGCATTGCCGAGTAAAGCATATTGA
- the LOC121406357 gene encoding uncharacterized protein LOC121406357: MSHTTNLVAAAAAVTTVLILIGAAPAEGQHLTRVRLCGLEFARAVYNHCSRASKRSDPGTISDIPLADRYLARDTGYGQVQDTPFEWYDLAGQAEERLRPSLSDIIFAPRYRRSLFARPNTPMGRHCCVTGCTSQELASVC, translated from the exons ATGTCTCACACGACCAATCTCGTCGCAGCAGCTGCAGCAGTCACAACCGTCCTCATTCTCATCGGAGCAGCCCCGGCCGAGGGGCAGCACCTCACCCGCGTCAGGCTGTGTGGTCTTGAGTTCGCCAGGGCTGTCTACAACCACTGCTCACGGGCCAGCAAACGTTCCGATCCAGGCACCATCAGTGATATACCATTGGCTGACAGATATTTAGCACGTGACACCGGATATGGTCAAGTACAAG ACACACCCTTTGAATGGTACGACCTCGCAGGACAAGCAGAGGAACGGCTGCGTCCAAGTCTATCCGATATCATTTTTGCTCCACGGTATAGGCGATCGCTTTTCGCTCGTCCAAACACCCCGATGGGTCGCCATTGCTGTGTGACCGGCTGTACGTCTCAAGAACTTGCATCGGTTTGCTGA